The Legionella cincinnatiensis genome includes a region encoding these proteins:
- a CDS encoding glycosyltransferase family 2 protein, translated as MISRLINYFHFLRCHLKITPRLSTTNIQKNVIVTLTTTPKRINKIWPTLNSIALQSQQPEKIMLWIPKRFKRFANQSISQLPSFIKKYPNVFIQYIEYDYGPASKLLPCLEFFSGQNKKLIIIDDDRIYPPHFIRDLLQYEQLDPDAAIGIAGTVMHGSMRYEYKATKKLTLVDVLLGYNGVLVKPTFFSEDIFHYPPNLPEAFFEDDVWISGHLQKKDIRRILIPSLPGWQSIILGNKRSMGLCMHENKNKNNFNRVFHHLFER; from the coding sequence TTGATATCACGACTTATCAATTATTTTCATTTTTTAAGATGCCATTTAAAAATCACCCCACGGCTCAGTACTACAAACATTCAAAAAAATGTCATTGTTACGCTCACTACAACCCCAAAACGAATTAATAAAATATGGCCAACTTTAAACTCTATTGCGTTACAATCACAACAACCCGAAAAAATTATGTTGTGGATCCCCAAACGATTTAAACGCTTTGCCAATCAATCTATTTCCCAGCTTCCTAGTTTTATTAAAAAATACCCTAATGTTTTTATCCAATACATTGAATATGATTACGGCCCTGCTTCAAAATTATTGCCTTGTTTAGAGTTCTTTTCAGGGCAAAATAAAAAATTAATTATCATTGATGACGATAGAATCTATCCACCTCATTTTATTCGTGATCTCTTGCAATACGAACAATTGGATCCTGATGCTGCAATAGGAATAGCAGGAACCGTGATGCATGGTTCGATGCGTTATGAATATAAAGCAACAAAAAAATTGACTTTGGTTGATGTGCTCCTGGGATATAATGGGGTGCTGGTGAAGCCAACTTTTTTTTCAGAAGACATTTTTCATTATCCACCTAATTTACCTGAAGCATTTTTTGAAGACGATGTCTGGATTAGTGGGCATTTACAGAAAAAAGATATTCGACGAATTCTGATACCTTCATTACCAGGATGGCAAAGTATCATTCTTGGCAATAAACGCTCTATGGGATTATGTATGCATGAAAATAAGAATAAAAATAACTTTAATCGCGTCTTTCATCACTTGTTTGAACGGTAA
- a CDS encoding FAD-dependent oxidoreductase, whose product MQKVVVIGAGPSGLYAAIKLYQKGVRDIVVYDPRANHYTRPGHLNKTVFESAERSLNLDFGLEDKPTHIKDMERILYREAIRLGIKIENKRFVRLHEDSKNPGVVVADASGKEEIVEAEYVFEGTGKQRKVVDAVNKVDPDSPLQLTTVTELPVRNHFLAYVKMEASDFSRIQIAIERNYPQASKVEPLAYAQSIIKLRDLGWKEFQFPRLYGFTFGKDKVCLYLHAPENLTKENYDKWVQTVFDCYTSPLQMRSAWGQLIVERPAPVSYTHLPASTKPRFGTFSLTAQALQKFSYKGKNLPEVITVGDSQIDFDYSLGNGMKNGIERIDVLLHQIDISDNEICFNSAAYDERVNPYIEDHKTNLIIAANKVRLGFAEALSVARSKFELALTASKDEVEKKNIGEILKEIDARLSGNLQVSSNLDNSRMETPTKQTSKVLGFFDHSQPNEQQDTVPTPVKSFS is encoded by the coding sequence ATGCAAAAAGTAGTCGTTATTGGCGCCGGTCCATCAGGATTGTATGCCGCCATCAAATTATATCAGAAAGGCGTTAGAGATATTGTCGTCTATGATCCCCGTGCTAATCACTATACTCGTCCAGGCCATTTAAATAAAACCGTATTTGAAAGTGCAGAGCGTAGCCTTAATTTAGATTTTGGACTTGAAGACAAACCAACCCATATTAAAGATATGGAAAGAATTCTTTATCGTGAAGCGATACGTCTTGGTATAAAAATTGAGAATAAACGTTTTGTGCGTTTACATGAGGATAGCAAAAACCCGGGTGTAGTGGTTGCTGATGCCAGTGGAAAAGAGGAAATTGTTGAGGCAGAGTATGTTTTTGAAGGTACCGGAAAACAACGTAAAGTAGTTGACGCCGTAAACAAAGTTGATCCAGATTCACCTTTGCAGCTGACTACAGTGACCGAGCTTCCCGTACGTAATCATTTTTTAGCCTATGTCAAAATGGAGGCAAGTGATTTTAGTAGAATTCAAATTGCTATTGAAAGAAATTACCCACAGGCGAGTAAAGTCGAGCCACTAGCGTATGCGCAATCTATTATCAAATTAAGAGATTTGGGCTGGAAAGAATTTCAGTTTCCCCGCCTATATGGATTTACATTTGGCAAAGACAAAGTTTGTTTGTATTTGCATGCACCAGAAAATTTGACCAAGGAAAATTATGATAAGTGGGTGCAAACTGTTTTTGATTGCTATACTTCACCTCTCCAAATGCGTTCGGCTTGGGGGCAGCTCATTGTTGAGCGCCCTGCTCCAGTAAGCTATACACATTTGCCCGCTTCGACTAAACCACGATTTGGTACGTTTTCATTGACAGCCCAAGCTCTGCAAAAGTTTTCCTATAAAGGAAAAAATTTACCTGAAGTGATAACTGTGGGAGATAGTCAAATTGATTTTGATTATTCTTTAGGAAATGGCATGAAAAATGGAATAGAGCGAATAGATGTTTTGCTTCATCAAATAGACATTTCTGATAATGAAATTTGTTTTAATTCTGCTGCTTATGATGAGAGAGTTAATCCCTATATTGAAGATCACAAAACCAATCTTATTATCGCAGCGAACAAAGTCAGATTGGGGTTCGCTGAGGCACTAAGTGTTGCGCGATCAAAATTCGAATTGGCACTAACAGCAAGCAAAGATGAAGTTGAGAAAAAAAATATTGGTGAGATTTTAAAAGAAATTGATGCACGCCTAAGTGGAAACCTTCAAGTAAGTTCTAATTTGGATAACTCCCGTATGGAGACGCCTACGAAACAGACATCAAAAGTACTAGGATTTTTTGATCATTCTCAACCAAACGAACAGCAAGATACCGTACCAACACCAGTAAAATCGTTTAGTTGA
- a CDS encoding glycosyltransferase family 4 protein, translating into MQPQSLKIALITDNYFPQIGGVEYCVDALGRNLAALGHQVCIITRKRKNYPLEERKGSLVIRRISYTQMWMTLLGFSRQYNQFFAQFDIINAHSLGSILAVQALLLAKKIKKPHVLTSHSLYRNQDKRLIRGFALLVKHVICVSHAVIDNMKSLKKNAITYYIPNGFDMFSPNGAEKIVPLVKKPDELIITTVSRLSSKKKVTDFILVAHELLKKHKNLKFFIVGDGPQSTKLQRMANQLGIVDSLFFTGNISRAAVFHLIQQTDIFVLTSPHEAFGMVILEAIYHKVPTVAYANNGISDIISSERTGFLVSSMPEMIEKITQLIHDEALRFELGDNAHPLLNKFKWEHIAKQTLSVYYRLLISSHP; encoded by the coding sequence ATGCAGCCACAATCATTAAAGATTGCCCTAATTACTGATAACTATTTCCCGCAGATAGGAGGAGTTGAGTATTGTGTTGATGCCTTAGGAAGAAACTTAGCGGCACTTGGACATCAAGTATGCATTATCACGCGCAAAAGAAAAAATTACCCCTTAGAAGAGAGAAAAGGTTCGCTAGTAATTAGACGAATTTCATACACTCAGATGTGGATGACGCTTTTAGGTTTTTCTCGCCAATATAACCAGTTTTTTGCTCAATTTGATATCATAAATGCCCATAGTTTGGGTTCCATATTAGCAGTACAAGCTCTATTGTTAGCCAAAAAAATAAAAAAACCCCATGTTTTGACAAGTCATTCTTTATATAGAAATCAAGACAAACGTTTAATTAGAGGCTTCGCCCTATTAGTGAAACATGTGATTTGTGTCAGCCATGCGGTTATCGATAACATGAAGTCTTTAAAAAAAAACGCGATCACTTACTATATTCCCAATGGGTTTGATATGTTTTCTCCTAATGGGGCAGAAAAGATTGTCCCTTTAGTAAAAAAACCGGATGAACTCATAATAACCACCGTATCCCGGTTATCGAGCAAAAAAAAAGTTACTGATTTTATACTTGTTGCTCATGAATTACTCAAAAAACATAAAAACCTAAAATTTTTTATCGTTGGGGATGGACCACAAAGCACAAAACTCCAACGAATGGCCAATCAATTAGGTATTGTAGACTCTCTATTTTTTACTGGAAATATATCACGAGCGGCCGTATTTCATTTAATACAGCAAACGGATATTTTTGTTTTAACCTCCCCTCACGAAGCATTTGGAATGGTTATATTAGAAGCAATTTATCACAAGGTCCCTACCGTTGCTTATGCCAATAATGGAATTTCTGACATAATTTCTTCAGAAAGAACAGGTTTTTTAGTTTCCTCAATGCCTGAAATGATCGAAAAAATAACCCAACTTATTCATGATGAAGCATTACGTTTTGAATTAGGAGATAATGCACATCCATTACTCAATAAATTTAAATGGGAGCATATTGCGAAACAAACTTTATCTGTTTACTATAGATTATTGATTTCTTCTCATCCTTAA
- a CDS encoding phosphoethanolamine transferase: MSRKGLNVVFFTLILTAYFALVLNFPFIIKAITHIKEEHISTDSTIFLSITIPFFLFCVFFSLFSPFTIKYLEKPIFITLTLISSILSYCHIYYGFVFDSHSPMIATLEKTNAKEVLPFITPSFLIYFFLLGVIPSYLIYKVKIVHFSIKKELLIKLLSVLVYPLFYFIIIFPFSIRYYSIIPLTGLAGKPPFEMIPNNFLNAAFNYYHDKIIAQQHPYQQIGLDAKNNSMHHNGKNNLLILVVGETARGMNFELNGYYRATNSYTKKQGVISFPNMTSCGTSTSESVPCIFSHLPRTQFSNFIANNQDNLLDILKRTGINVFWLDNNGAGDCQGVCKHITSTITDYNFDGELINELKNKIDHFQKVDTVIVLHLKGSHGQNYYTRYPNHFNQFTPACQKQEFRLCDRQTLLNAYDNSILYTDFVLHELINFLKEQNVFWNTALLYTSDHGESIGEKGIYEHGTPYLIAPQEQTIVPLIFWASDSFKEEKKLSWGCLKKEAISKKLSHDNLFHSILGLMDISTQLYEKELDLFISCSPHHQLIDTASVS; the protein is encoded by the coding sequence ATGAGTCGTAAGGGATTAAATGTTGTATTTTTTACATTAATCTTAACTGCATACTTTGCATTAGTATTAAATTTTCCCTTCATTATTAAAGCCATTACTCATATAAAAGAAGAACATATTTCGACTGATAGTACAATTTTTTTAAGTATTACTATCCCTTTCTTTTTATTTTGTGTTTTTTTCTCTTTATTTTCTCCTTTCACTATCAAATATTTGGAAAAACCTATTTTTATAACACTAACCTTAATTTCATCTATATTGAGTTATTGCCATATTTATTATGGATTTGTTTTTGATTCTCATTCCCCAATGATTGCTACACTTGAAAAGACTAATGCCAAAGAAGTTCTTCCATTTATTACCCCTTCATTTTTAATATATTTTTTTTTATTGGGTGTTATTCCTTCTTATTTAATCTATAAAGTGAAGATAGTTCATTTTTCTATTAAAAAGGAATTGCTCATAAAACTACTTAGTGTTTTAGTATATCCCCTGTTTTATTTTATAATTATATTCCCCTTTTCTATTCGCTATTACTCAATAATTCCATTAACTGGACTCGCCGGAAAACCTCCTTTTGAAATGATTCCAAATAATTTTCTCAATGCCGCGTTTAACTATTATCACGATAAAATAATCGCTCAACAGCATCCTTATCAACAAATTGGACTAGATGCTAAAAATAATAGTATGCATCATAATGGAAAAAATAATCTTTTGATTTTGGTCGTTGGTGAAACGGCTCGAGGAATGAATTTTGAATTAAATGGTTATTATCGCGCAACAAATTCATATACAAAAAAACAAGGTGTCATCTCTTTTCCAAACATGACATCATGTGGAACCTCTACAAGTGAATCGGTACCCTGTATTTTTTCGCATCTACCACGAACTCAGTTTAGTAATTTCATTGCAAATAACCAAGATAATCTACTTGATATTTTAAAACGAACAGGAATAAATGTATTTTGGCTGGACAATAATGGTGCCGGTGATTGCCAAGGTGTTTGTAAACACATTACCTCAACAATTACTGATTATAATTTTGATGGAGAACTAATTAACGAATTAAAAAATAAAATTGATCATTTTCAAAAAGTAGATACCGTTATAGTGCTGCATTTAAAAGGCAGCCATGGTCAAAATTATTATACTCGCTATCCTAATCACTTTAATCAATTTACCCCTGCTTGCCAAAAACAAGAGTTTCGACTTTGTGACCGACAAACCTTATTAAATGCGTACGATAATAGTATCTTATATACCGATTTTGTCCTTCATGAGCTTATTAATTTTCTAAAAGAACAAAATGTATTTTGGAATACTGCACTTCTTTATACTTCGGACCATGGCGAATCTATTGGTGAAAAAGGAATATATGAGCACGGCACACCGTATCTAATTGCTCCCCAAGAGCAAACGATTGTACCTCTTATTTTCTGGGCATCTGATTCGTTCAAAGAGGAGAAAAAATTATCATGGGGTTGTTTAAAAAAAGAAGCTATCAGTAAAAAACTCTCTCATGATAACCTTTTTCATTCAATTTTAGGCTTAATGGATATCAGTACCCAGCTTTATGAAAAAGAGCTGGACCTGTTTATAAGTTGCTCTCCCCATCATCAGTTAATAGATACTGCATCCGTCTCCTAG
- a CDS encoding LTA synthase family protein — MNTTDKNKKQLFVRFIRYQARIWSYIFMGIAIFMVSRTFMLVYFFDAQTTPLIIKDIVILYLLGLAYDLQAIAFILSPLAVLSLFLIFFARTQLLNLYNLLGALSLLFAAFICVINFFYYQYFSTQIGMNFFHILLGQADATFAYIFESYPIGLLILGIVLFLVLMTSLLRNVEKNIQKINWNPRRFVKFSCIISSIFLYIFAMRCSFGGYSLYHNGFPVVASSSLINQLVENGAAALYDAYKEIITAQSIWSPVNRQEALNAYNGYFDKNIQLEEFGIQHLYSQTSTKQFSKDHPKPNVVFVQMESFGRHLLLYSNPQNDMVGKLGLYFNQDFLFSNFLSSGNATYESLGYLTFNTPRPELLSTQCSNMLSSSVAKPFKMAGYKTIFLTSGSAHWANTDYFLSTQGFDQIIGLETILKQYPQAERSPWGVYDEYTFAYAYHLLNEMNESHQPVFIYINTVTNHPPYSVPTHYQSYPIALPDTLFQMVSTPLGELAQAAQTYQYVNDSLGHFIDKVDHSHWGWKTIIGASGDHNQRELMFHYKDHASSGLRFEVPFFLHVPPVYQNNIKYDPERIGSHKDIFPTLYELALSEVPYLKLGNNLLSPNKPIFEFGYNVSAFLFSEGVIISEENQQRFYPWVDKSKILVGDGLDLNPSQKEQLNKVRQYELLLSWQFNESAKLAKCTGSLAKGIF; from the coding sequence ATGAATACTACTGATAAAAATAAAAAACAATTGTTTGTACGTTTTATTAGATATCAAGCCCGCATTTGGTCTTATATTTTTATGGGTATTGCCATTTTTATGGTGTCCCGTACTTTTATGCTTGTTTATTTTTTTGACGCGCAAACGACTCCTTTGATAATAAAAGATATTGTTATTTTATATTTGCTTGGGCTCGCCTATGATTTACAAGCTATAGCATTTATATTATCTCCATTGGCTGTATTAAGCTTGTTTTTAATTTTTTTTGCTCGAACTCAACTCTTAAATTTATATAATTTACTCGGTGCACTTTCTCTTTTGTTTGCTGCCTTCATTTGTGTCATTAACTTCTTCTATTATCAATACTTTAGCACACAGATAGGGATGAATTTTTTTCATATACTGTTAGGTCAGGCAGATGCAACCTTTGCTTATATTTTTGAGAGTTATCCTATTGGGTTACTCATTTTAGGTATAGTTCTATTTCTAGTTTTAATGACTAGTTTATTGCGAAATGTAGAAAAAAATATTCAAAAAATAAATTGGAATCCCCGAAGGTTTGTAAAATTTTCTTGCATTATAAGTTCTATTTTTTTATATATTTTTGCAATGCGTTGTTCTTTTGGGGGGTACAGTTTATACCATAATGGTTTTCCAGTGGTGGCATCTTCATCATTAATTAATCAATTGGTAGAAAACGGTGCGGCTGCTCTATATGATGCTTATAAGGAAATAATTACTGCTCAATCAATCTGGTCGCCTGTTAATAGACAAGAAGCACTGAATGCATATAACGGTTATTTTGATAAAAACATACAGCTAGAAGAGTTTGGAATACAACACTTATATTCGCAAACCTCAACAAAGCAGTTTTCTAAAGACCATCCAAAACCTAATGTTGTATTTGTGCAGATGGAAAGTTTTGGGAGACATTTATTACTCTATTCAAATCCTCAAAATGACATGGTGGGTAAATTAGGGTTGTATTTTAACCAAGATTTTTTATTTAGTAATTTTCTCTCTAGTGGAAATGCTACTTATGAATCTTTAGGTTATTTAACATTTAATACTCCTCGTCCAGAGCTACTAAGTACACAATGCTCTAATATGCTCTCTTCATCTGTAGCAAAACCTTTTAAGATGGCAGGATATAAAACTATTTTTCTAACTTCAGGATCAGCTCATTGGGCGAATACGGATTATTTTTTATCTACTCAAGGCTTTGATCAAATAATTGGTCTGGAGACGATTTTGAAACAATATCCTCAAGCAGAAAGATCGCCTTGGGGGGTCTATGATGAATATACTTTTGCTTATGCTTATCATTTATTAAATGAGATGAATGAAAGTCATCAACCCGTTTTTATTTATATAAATACAGTAACTAATCATCCTCCATATAGCGTCCCAACGCATTATCAATCTTACCCTATAGCTTTACCCGATACACTTTTTCAAATGGTAAGTACGCCTTTAGGAGAGCTTGCTCAAGCAGCGCAGACCTATCAATATGTCAATGATTCTTTAGGGCATTTTATAGATAAAGTAGATCATAGTCATTGGGGTTGGAAAACTATTATTGGGGCATCGGGAGATCATAATCAAAGAGAGTTAATGTTTCATTATAAGGATCATGCTTCTTCAGGTCTAAGATTTGAGGTTCCATTTTTTTTACATGTTCCGCCCGTATATCAAAATAACATTAAGTATGATCCAGAGCGTATTGGTTCTCATAAAGATATTTTTCCAACTTTATATGAACTCGCATTATCAGAGGTCCCTTATCTTAAATTAGGAAATAATTTATTATCTCCTAATAAACCAATCTTTGAGTTTGGATATAATGTTTCCGCTTTTCTTTTCTCAGAAGGAGTTATAATTTCAGAAGAAAATCAACAGCGTTTTTATCCTTGGGTAGATAAATCAAAAATATTAGTTGGGGACGGTCTAGATTTAAACCCATCACAAAAAGAACAACTTAATAAAGTAAGGCAATATGAGTTGTTGCTCTCCTGGCAATTCAATGAGTCTGCTAAATTGGCGAAATGCACTGGATCATTGGCGAAGGGGATATTCTAA
- a CDS encoding polysaccharide deacetylase family protein yields MKKRIPIFYYHSIGGTGPETLDLHRFTAHLDALKDQSYTTITLADLFKEKYDTTKKNAVLTFDDGLLDNYENAFPLLNQYGFVATFFVVPGFDEITRWVHPGKRKWSNVQKTGYTIPYKNMQKNHRKALLNAGMEIGSHSFSHPKLHQIEQNKLGYEISDSKKCLEDELGIAIETFCYPYGGYNTAVVEKVKQAGYLGATTTWPGYYNSEKSLYKTNRFLIESPVFFSEVLKGNGLSAYAYLKSKFLADWMNKY; encoded by the coding sequence ATGAAGAAAAGAATTCCTATTTTCTATTATCATTCCATTGGCGGCACAGGACCTGAAACATTAGATTTACATCGCTTTACCGCGCACTTAGATGCCTTGAAAGACCAATCTTATACCACAATTACTCTTGCTGATTTGTTTAAAGAAAAATATGATACAACAAAGAAAAATGCAGTGTTAACCTTTGACGATGGCTTACTGGATAATTATGAAAATGCATTCCCTTTATTAAATCAGTATGGTTTTGTCGCTACCTTTTTTGTGGTTCCTGGATTTGATGAAATAACCCGGTGGGTGCACCCAGGAAAAAGAAAATGGAGTAATGTTCAAAAAACAGGGTATACAATTCCCTATAAAAATATGCAAAAGAATCATCGCAAAGCGCTACTAAATGCAGGAATGGAAATTGGTTCACATAGTTTTTCTCATCCTAAGCTTCATCAAATTGAGCAGAACAAACTTGGATATGAAATTTCTGATTCTAAAAAATGCTTAGAAGATGAATTGGGAATAGCTATTGAAACATTTTGTTATCCTTACGGTGGTTATAATACAGCAGTTGTTGAAAAGGTGAAACAAGCTGGATACCTTGGAGCAACAACAACATGGCCGGGCTACTATAACTCTGAGAAATCTTTATACAAAACCAATCGTTTCTTGATCGAAAGCCCCGTCTTTTTTTCAGAAGTACTTAAGGGAAATGGATTATCTGCTTATGCTTATTTGAAATCAAAATTTTTAGCTGATTGGATGAATAAATATTAG